The following are encoded in a window of Collinsella aerofaciens genomic DNA:
- a CDS encoding PRC-barrel domain containing protein, with amino-acid sequence MRAGDFVGAKIYRKPTEDKRTKKDGTPRSPKKLGKIHFPVFTPGGTRVVGFMVRQSDIAGMIERPDRFVALDAIGVYEGAIAVDDVKDTYDTAAAKRLDINLDDCIIWVGMDVRTESGDVVGYCSDVEFKPRSGIVQAFYVTAGAASSVLVGDTQVPPTMLRGYENGAMVVSDEVKSLGYSGGAAAKAAEASVVVGDKVKKGAKVLDDKGSVAVDKGSRALGKQLGKTRGMFKAFKDEYQKASGGSSKATK; translated from the coding sequence ATGCGCGCCGGGGATTTTGTCGGCGCCAAGATCTATCGCAAGCCTACTGAGGACAAGCGTACCAAAAAGGACGGCACACCGCGCAGCCCTAAAAAGCTCGGAAAGATTCACTTTCCGGTCTTTACCCCGGGCGGTACGCGCGTGGTCGGCTTTATGGTCCGCCAGTCCGATATCGCGGGTATGATCGAGCGTCCCGACCGATTCGTAGCGCTCGACGCCATTGGTGTCTACGAGGGCGCCATCGCGGTTGACGACGTCAAGGACACGTACGATACCGCTGCGGCCAAGCGCCTCGACATCAACCTGGACGATTGCATCATCTGGGTCGGTATGGACGTGCGCACGGAATCGGGCGACGTCGTGGGCTATTGCTCGGACGTTGAGTTCAAGCCGCGCTCGGGCATCGTGCAGGCATTCTATGTGACCGCCGGTGCTGCTTCGAGTGTTTTGGTTGGTGACACGCAGGTGCCGCCGACGATGCTGCGCGGCTACGAGAACGGCGCGATGGTCGTCTCGGACGAGGTCAAGTCGCTCGGGTATTCGGGCGGTGCGGCTGCCAAGGCCGCCGAGGCCAGCGTCGTGGTGGGCGACAAGGTCAAAAAGGGCGCCAAGGTGCTCGACGACAAGGGATCGGTTGCCGTGGACAAGGGCAGTCGCGCACTGGGCAAGCAGCTCGGCAAGACGCGCGGCATGTTCAAGGCCTTTAAGGACGAATACCAAAAGGCGAGCGGAGGCTCGTCAAAAGCTACAAAATAG
- a CDS encoding polysaccharide deacetylase family protein, which translates to MRQNGSNLNERSGARPTARRDLGQLPSGQRKRHRKPGAMYLNHSRGFSDRSARIGNSRTPRRSSRLPYALIAVGCALVLFIAAVVGYVNRSVDVELNGQKTAVRVGSTLQNLIDDQELTDTYDAGDLLAVDDSVLKRHGGEKLSVKVDGKRVKQGKWDSRELEGGEKVTVKDGRNTYEKHEVQATVIEPKLKVEGTGAIEYVQTWGVQGRSEVWVGEQSGKTQDRGEVVPAADCVVTCACVAPKGNKKYVALTFDEGPSGATKQILQVLKEKGVTATFFLSGDAAEASPATAKAIVDAGCEIGSNSYSDDSLKGQDREAVREQITKGTDAIKSATGVKTMLLRAPYAAFDEQNWIDAMDLVSAVVSWNIDSGDWLLNGADEQVSTVLDSVTPGNIVLLTDRDECAEQTLEALPQIIDGLIADGYKIVTLSDLVKTDTSLSKKLTSLTKATMPKDAVFPQLAEDDDTTE; encoded by the coding sequence ATGCGCCAAAACGGATCCAACTTAAACGAGCGTTCGGGTGCGCGTCCGACGGCGCGCCGCGATTTGGGGCAGCTGCCCAGCGGTCAGCGCAAGCGTCACCGTAAGCCCGGCGCGATGTACCTCAACCATAGCCGCGGGTTTAGCGACCGCAGTGCGCGCATCGGCAACAGCCGTACGCCCCGTCGTTCGTCTCGCCTGCCCTACGCGCTCATCGCCGTGGGTTGCGCGCTCGTGCTGTTTATCGCTGCCGTCGTGGGCTACGTCAACCGCAGTGTGGACGTGGAGCTCAACGGCCAGAAGACCGCGGTGCGTGTGGGCTCTACGCTGCAGAATCTCATCGACGACCAGGAGTTGACTGACACCTACGACGCAGGCGACCTGCTGGCCGTCGATGACAGCGTGCTCAAGCGCCATGGGGGCGAAAAGCTGTCGGTGAAGGTCGACGGCAAGCGCGTGAAGCAGGGCAAATGGGATAGCCGCGAACTCGAGGGCGGCGAGAAGGTGACGGTCAAGGATGGCCGTAACACTTACGAGAAGCACGAGGTTCAGGCTACGGTTATCGAGCCCAAGCTCAAGGTCGAGGGCACGGGCGCTATCGAGTATGTGCAGACATGGGGTGTCCAGGGCCGATCCGAGGTGTGGGTTGGTGAGCAGTCAGGCAAGACGCAAGACCGCGGCGAGGTTGTGCCCGCCGCCGATTGCGTTGTTACGTGCGCCTGCGTGGCGCCCAAGGGCAACAAAAAGTACGTGGCACTGACGTTTGACGAGGGTCCGAGCGGCGCCACCAAACAGATCTTGCAGGTGCTCAAGGAAAAGGGCGTCACCGCGACGTTCTTCCTTTCGGGCGATGCGGCCGAGGCCTCGCCTGCCACGGCCAAGGCGATTGTCGACGCCGGGTGCGAGATCGGATCCAACAGCTACAGCGACGATTCGCTCAAGGGTCAGGACCGTGAGGCGGTACGCGAACAGATCACGAAAGGCACCGATGCGATTAAGTCGGCGACCGGCGTGAAGACGATGCTGCTGCGTGCTCCCTACGCTGCCTTTGACGAACAAAACTGGATTGATGCGATGGACCTGGTCTCCGCCGTGGTCTCGTGGAATATTGACTCGGGCGACTGGCTGCTCAACGGTGCCGACGAGCAGGTCTCGACGGTGCTCGATTCGGTGACGCCGGGCAATATCGTGCTGCTCACCGATAGAGACGAATGCGCCGAGCAGACACTCGAGGCGCTGCCGCAGATTATCGACGGCCTCATTGCCGACGGCTACAAGATCGTGACGCTCAGCGACCTGGTCAAGACGGACACGTCGTTGAGCAAAAAGCTCACCTCGCTGACGAAGGCCACCATGCCCAAGGACGCCGTGTTCCCCCAGCTTGCCGAGGACGACGACACCACAGAGTAG
- a CDS encoding magnesium transporter: protein MNYLSEMLKLPVLDVDGEKLGVVNDFGIATGEVFPHVTSLAFRGPGKTPFMISWRKWVDRIDETGVHLKTSATEIRFSYLQPTELLLARDVLNKQIVDTQGMKVVRVNDIKFSMSGENQLRLLGAEVGARGLLRAISPALEHIVEGFMKHLGKPLSEDIIAWSYMDLLDRSTKNIQLSVSHKTLGELHPADIADIIEQLDPRLRAQVFAQLDTAQAAEAISEFDDDELMTEMLEGLSDTDASSMLAMMDPDDAADLIDELDYEKAEKLLRLMGVKEEKAIRNLLGYEDNTAGRIMTSEFVSLPATATVGDAIEAIRKLDEDFESVYYVYTEDPSGMLTGVLSLRTLIVADRDATLGQLAYRDLVYVSPDEDQEDVTDEMTKYDLVAIPVCDENRHILGIVTFDDAMDVIAEEHQEDLQIAGVGSGDSASDDSTNVLSWFVHRQYWVVVWGIASCIMATVLGTALGSAHLVVFPMCAMPLVLLAASRMVSFVKNYFLEYDGHDDEPKPYLGFFFQSTGMGLILSLVTYLCAQLVRTAAFPDAPMFEEQLFTGCFNIAAIICLVGNMSAVIYLMVLFWRDEHDLNTSGTAMNVIAVMISCVAYCAAAVLLTMSVMG, encoded by the coding sequence TTGAATTATCTGAGTGAGATGCTCAAATTGCCGGTCTTGGACGTCGATGGCGAAAAGCTCGGCGTGGTCAACGATTTTGGTATTGCTACCGGCGAAGTTTTTCCACACGTGACGTCGCTCGCGTTCCGCGGTCCCGGCAAGACGCCGTTTATGATCAGCTGGCGCAAATGGGTCGACCGTATCGACGAGACGGGTGTACACCTTAAGACGTCGGCCACCGAAATCCGTTTTTCGTACCTGCAGCCGACCGAACTCTTGCTTGCCCGCGACGTGCTCAACAAGCAGATTGTCGACACGCAGGGCATGAAGGTCGTGCGCGTAAACGACATCAAGTTTTCCATGTCGGGCGAAAACCAGCTGCGCCTGCTGGGCGCCGAGGTCGGTGCCCGCGGTCTGCTACGCGCCATCAGCCCCGCGCTCGAGCATATCGTCGAAGGCTTTATGAAGCACCTGGGCAAGCCGCTCAGTGAGGACATCATCGCTTGGTCCTACATGGACCTGCTCGACCGCTCGACCAAGAACATTCAACTCTCGGTGTCGCACAAGACGCTCGGCGAGCTGCACCCTGCCGACATCGCCGACATTATCGAGCAGCTCGACCCGCGCCTGCGTGCGCAGGTGTTTGCGCAGCTCGATACTGCCCAGGCCGCCGAGGCCATCTCGGAGTTCGATGACGACGAGCTTATGACCGAGATGCTCGAGGGCCTGTCCGATACCGACGCATCGTCGATGCTGGCCATGATGGACCCGGACGACGCTGCCGACCTGATCGACGAACTCGATTATGAGAAGGCCGAGAAGCTCCTGCGCCTGATGGGCGTCAAGGAGGAGAAGGCGATTCGTAATCTGCTGGGCTACGAGGACAACACCGCCGGCCGCATCATGACCTCGGAGTTTGTCTCGCTGCCCGCCACGGCAACGGTCGGTGACGCCATCGAGGCGATTCGCAAGCTCGACGAGGACTTTGAGAGCGTCTATTACGTCTATACCGAGGACCCGAGCGGCATGCTGACGGGCGTGCTTTCGCTGCGCACGCTGATCGTGGCCGACCGCGACGCCACGCTGGGCCAGCTCGCCTATCGCGATCTGGTCTACGTGTCACCCGACGAGGACCAGGAAGACGTGACGGACGAGATGACCAAGTACGACCTGGTTGCCATCCCTGTCTGCGACGAGAACCGTCATATCCTGGGCATCGTGACCTTCGACGACGCCATGGACGTTATTGCCGAGGAGCATCAGGAGGACCTGCAGATCGCCGGTGTCGGCTCGGGCGATAGCGCGTCGGACGACTCGACGAACGTGCTCAGCTGGTTCGTGCATCGTCAGTACTGGGTCGTCGTGTGGGGCATCGCCTCGTGCATCATGGCAACGGTGCTGGGGACGGCGCTGGGCTCCGCGCATTTGGTGGTGTTCCCCATGTGCGCCATGCCGCTCGTGTTGCTGGCTGCCTCGCGTATGGTGTCGTTCGTCAAGAACTACTTCCTGGAGTATGACGGTCACGACGACGAGCCCAAGCCGTATCTGGGGTTCTTCTTCCAGAGCACGGGCATGGGCCTGATTCTGTCACTCGTGACCTATCTGTGCGCCCAGCTGGTGCGCACCGCTGCGTTCCCCGATGCGCCCATGTTTGAGGAGCAACTCTTTACCGGGTGCTTTAATATCGCTGCCATCATTTGCCTGGTTGGCAACATGAGCGCCGTGATTTACCTGATGGTGCTGTTCTGGCGTGACGAGCATGACCTCAACACGTCGGGCACCGCCATGAACGTTATTGCCGTCATGATCTCGTGCGTAGCGTACTGCGCCGCTGCGGTGCTGCTCACCATGTCGGTCATGGGTTAG
- a CDS encoding Nramp family divalent metal transporter, protein MGPGLLAALSGNDAGGIATYSSAGASYGYKMLWMLPVMTVLLIVTQETAARCGCVTGKGLASLIRERFGVRKSVLAMAALLIANTAVTISEFAGIASGLALFGVPASISVPLVALLVWMLTMSGSFQRIEKILLLVSCVFVTYIVAAFMAGPNWGEVAVDLVVPNIQNDPSYVSLVVATIGTTIAPWMIFLAQNNVVDKNAGEDDIVLQRIDTVSGSLAADVIAGFIIITTGTVLFPAGIQISDAADAARALEPIAGQWSTVLFASGLVAASFLAACVLPGVTSSAICEAFGWERGADRSWDEAPVYRGIITAIIGISAVLVLMPGVDLFQIMMTSQVINGVLLPVVLVFQVVIAADRHIMGANRNGRVWNVLTWATIGVITVLTVVMFVLQAMGYSA, encoded by the coding sequence ATGGGTCCCGGTCTGCTGGCGGCGCTTTCGGGCAATGACGCCGGCGGCATTGCAACGTATTCCAGCGCGGGCGCCAGCTATGGCTACAAGATGCTCTGGATGCTTCCCGTCATGACTGTGCTGCTCATCGTGACGCAGGAGACCGCGGCGCGCTGCGGCTGCGTCACGGGCAAGGGCCTGGCATCGCTCATTCGCGAGCGCTTTGGCGTGCGCAAGAGTGTACTTGCTATGGCGGCGCTGTTGATCGCCAACACGGCTGTGACCATTTCGGAGTTCGCGGGCATCGCCAGCGGCCTTGCTCTCTTTGGCGTGCCGGCGAGCATTTCGGTGCCGCTGGTGGCGCTGCTGGTGTGGATGCTTACCATGTCGGGCAGCTTCCAGCGCATCGAGAAGATTCTGCTGCTGGTGAGCTGCGTGTTCGTGACCTATATTGTCGCCGCGTTTATGGCTGGCCCCAACTGGGGTGAGGTCGCGGTCGACCTGGTCGTGCCTAACATTCAAAATGACCCCAGCTACGTGTCGCTCGTGGTCGCAACGATCGGTACCACCATCGCGCCGTGGATGATTTTCTTGGCGCAGAACAACGTGGTCGATAAGAACGCGGGCGAGGACGATATCGTGCTGCAGCGCATCGATACCGTGAGCGGCTCGCTTGCCGCCGATGTCATTGCCGGCTTTATTATCATCACGACCGGTACGGTGTTGTTCCCGGCGGGTATTCAGATTAGCGATGCTGCCGATGCCGCCCGCGCGTTGGAGCCTATTGCGGGTCAGTGGTCCACGGTACTGTTTGCCTCGGGCCTGGTCGCGGCGAGCTTCTTGGCTGCCTGTGTGCTGCCGGGCGTTACGTCGAGCGCTATCTGCGAGGCATTTGGCTGGGAGCGCGGTGCCGACCGCAGCTGGGACGAGGCTCCGGTCTATCGCGGCATCATTACGGCCATCATTGGTATCTCTGCCGTGCTGGTGCTTATGCCCGGCGTCGATCTGTTCCAGATTATGATGACCTCGCAGGTCATCAATGGCGTGCTACTGCCCGTGGTTCTGGTGTTCCAGGTGGTTATTGCCGCTGACCGTCACATTATGGGTGCCAACCGCAACGGCCGCGTGTGGAATGTGCTCACTTGGGCGACTATCGGTGTGATTACGGTGCTCACGGTCGTCATGTTTGTTCTGCAGGCGATGGGCTACAGCGCTTAA
- a CDS encoding IS256 family transposase, with protein MEGKAMPQEESVLRLGRDEALEAARLWQECGDAREFACRVLGSVMNALMDSEAQQMCGASRNERSDGRENSRNGYRPRSLKTAVGDVELEIPKLRHGTYYPEGMLARWSRVDTSVAAIVQEMYVCGVSTRKVERVASKLGISSLSSSEVSSLCSDLDAEVAEFRRRDLSGTPCCYLWLDATYMSCRVGSSVVSQGVVTAIGLGADGRKHFLGCDVVDTESEDSWAAFLGGLRERGLAGVRLVVSDSHAGLVAAVSRLFQGCAWQRCVTHLQRNLQSACSGRPEDSKAAVRDLVHAAVYQDDPDLARCVWAEAAPWVASVSARAGEVFEQAEDSALAFTAFPRAHWAKLRTNNVQERANREIKRRYRVVQSFPSRESMLRLTCASLMETKGQWSQQRVFSEASAAEGFAEPADRPAPTEGRRRALGRRAREIVDEIVERRGLKKE; from the coding sequence ATGGAAGGAAAGGCGATGCCCCAAGAAGAGAGTGTACTGCGCCTCGGCCGCGACGAGGCCCTCGAGGCGGCGAGGCTTTGGCAGGAGTGCGGCGACGCGCGCGAGTTCGCGTGCAGGGTGCTGGGCAGCGTGATGAACGCGCTGATGGACTCCGAGGCCCAGCAGATGTGCGGCGCGAGCCGCAACGAGCGCAGCGACGGCAGGGAGAACAGCCGCAACGGCTACCGCCCCAGGTCGCTCAAGACCGCCGTGGGCGACGTGGAGCTCGAGATACCCAAGCTCAGGCACGGCACCTACTACCCCGAGGGCATGCTCGCGCGATGGTCGCGCGTCGACACCTCGGTGGCCGCCATCGTGCAGGAGATGTACGTATGCGGCGTGTCCACCCGCAAGGTCGAGCGCGTGGCGTCCAAGCTGGGCATATCCTCGCTGTCGAGCTCGGAGGTCTCGAGCCTCTGCTCCGACCTCGACGCCGAGGTGGCGGAGTTCCGCCGCCGCGACCTGTCGGGCACGCCGTGCTGCTACCTGTGGCTCGACGCCACCTACATGAGCTGCAGGGTCGGCTCGTCGGTCGTCTCGCAGGGCGTCGTGACCGCGATCGGGCTGGGCGCCGACGGGCGCAAGCACTTCCTGGGCTGCGACGTGGTCGACACCGAGAGCGAGGACTCCTGGGCGGCATTCCTCGGCGGGCTGCGCGAGCGCGGGCTGGCCGGCGTTCGCCTCGTGGTCTCCGACAGCCACGCCGGGCTCGTGGCCGCCGTCTCGCGCCTGTTCCAGGGCTGCGCCTGGCAGCGCTGCGTGACGCACCTGCAGCGCAACCTCCAGAGCGCCTGCTCGGGCAGGCCCGAGGACTCCAAGGCGGCCGTCAGGGACCTCGTGCACGCCGCGGTCTACCAGGACGACCCCGACCTCGCGCGCTGCGTGTGGGCCGAGGCGGCGCCCTGGGTGGCGTCGGTGTCCGCCAGGGCCGGCGAGGTCTTCGAGCAGGCCGAGGACTCCGCGCTGGCGTTCACGGCCTTCCCCAGGGCGCACTGGGCCAAGCTCCGCACCAACAACGTCCAGGAGCGCGCCAACCGCGAGATCAAGCGCCGCTACAGGGTCGTGCAGTCCTTCCCCTCGAGGGAGTCGATGCTGCGCCTGACGTGCGCGAGCCTCATGGAGACCAAGGGACAGTGGTCCCAGCAGCGCGTGTTCTCCGAGGCCTCGGCCGCCGAGGGCTTCGCCGAGCCCGCGGACAGGCCGGCCCCGACAGAGGGGAGGCGCCGCGCGCTCGGGCGGCGCGCCAGGGAGATAGTGGACGAGATAGTCGAGAGGCGCGGTCTCAAGAAGGAGTAA
- a CDS encoding acyltransferase family protein, giving the protein MEQLSQSGSRGRRRTGNEPAPHERVKGERRANEPRRTASPHRASANNAGRANTPAAEQTPARPKSRYIPALDGLRTLAVVAVVLYHLNLTWAQGGLLGVTIFFVLSGYLITRLLLNEVAKTGRIDLKSFWIRRIRRLVPAVVTVVVVTCALCTIFNHVMLTKMRPDILPSLLFFNNWWQIAQNVSYFNALGDPSPLTHFWSLAIEEQFYLIWPPLLFAMVSMHVSKPNTRRVVLGLAAVSAIAMMVLYNPAADPSRVYYGTDTRVFSLLLGAWMAFIPDRDLAPVRLARRLGLNRLAGAAKHGKNAEGKPGEKADEAAETAPAQPSALVRFWSSPASIDVLGLVGLVGLAAMVALTNGYTAFQYRGGTLLCSILTLMVIAACVQPQGMVARALSAEPLVWIGKRSYSIYLWHYPLLLLMNPVANINDTPWWQYILQVLLVVAVAECSYRFIETPFRKGAFGRTVSEFRDGTTTPANWVRTHVPACAACAVVLVVALGGLIFVPETSALSGEGAEVLNKEAKNTAPTDQQAADDTDKDNDGFPDGSYDLLMIGDSVSLRAVDTFDGVFPHSHIDAEKGRQFDAGRATFEGYIQQNLAGKIVVFALGTNGLVTDDQIDAIMADAGDKRIVVFVNTRSPQPWVGSTNQAIANAATRYKNVRVIDWYGYSANRNDLFDGDGTHLSTTGVTEYLNLIHDAVKKDLPVHPEDHVNDPQPAAVKSAADALVNALAYKPHKLGTDK; this is encoded by the coding sequence ATGGAACAACTCTCGCAATCGGGCTCGCGCGGTCGACGCCGCACGGGCAACGAGCCGGCGCCGCACGAACGCGTGAAGGGCGAACGCCGTGCCAACGAACCGCGACGCACCGCGAGCCCCCATCGCGCTTCTGCCAACAACGCGGGCCGCGCCAACACTCCCGCCGCGGAGCAGACGCCTGCTCGCCCCAAGTCCCGCTACATCCCTGCACTCGACGGTCTGCGTACGCTCGCCGTCGTCGCGGTGGTGCTCTATCACCTCAACCTCACGTGGGCTCAGGGCGGCCTGCTCGGCGTCACGATCTTCTTTGTGCTTTCGGGCTATCTGATCACGCGTTTGCTGCTCAACGAAGTCGCTAAGACCGGCCGCATCGACCTTAAGAGCTTCTGGATTCGCCGCATCCGTCGCCTGGTCCCTGCCGTGGTGACCGTCGTGGTGGTGACCTGCGCGCTGTGCACCATCTTTAACCACGTGATGCTCACCAAGATGCGCCCCGACATCCTGCCGTCGCTGCTGTTCTTCAACAACTGGTGGCAGATTGCCCAAAACGTCTCGTACTTCAATGCTCTGGGCGACCCCTCGCCACTCACGCACTTTTGGTCGCTTGCCATCGAGGAACAGTTCTACCTGATTTGGCCGCCACTGCTGTTTGCCATGGTATCCATGCATGTGAGCAAGCCCAACACGCGCCGCGTGGTTCTGGGCCTAGCTGCTGTCTCCGCCATCGCCATGATGGTGCTCTATAACCCTGCCGCCGACCCCAGCCGCGTGTACTACGGCACCGACACCCGTGTGTTCTCGCTGCTGCTGGGTGCCTGGATGGCCTTTATCCCCGATCGCGACCTGGCGCCGGTGCGTCTCGCTCGTCGTTTGGGGCTCAATCGCCTAGCTGGCGCCGCCAAGCACGGCAAGAACGCCGAGGGCAAGCCTGGCGAGAAGGCCGACGAAGCAGCCGAGACCGCCCCGGCACAGCCGAGCGCCCTCGTGCGCTTTTGGTCCTCGCCCGCATCCATCGATGTGTTGGGCCTCGTGGGTCTGGTTGGCCTTGCCGCCATGGTCGCGCTCACCAACGGCTACACCGCGTTCCAGTATCGCGGAGGCACGCTGCTGTGCTCCATCCTCACGCTCATGGTCATCGCGGCCTGCGTGCAGCCCCAGGGAATGGTTGCCCGTGCGCTGTCCGCCGAGCCGCTCGTGTGGATTGGCAAACGCTCGTACAGCATCTACCTGTGGCACTATCCGCTGCTGTTGCTCATGAACCCGGTCGCCAACATCAACGATACACCGTGGTGGCAGTACATTTTGCAGGTGTTGTTGGTGGTCGCCGTGGCCGAATGCTCATATCGCTTTATCGAGACGCCGTTTAGGAAGGGCGCCTTCGGCCGCACCGTATCCGAGTTCCGCGATGGCACCACCACGCCCGCCAACTGGGTGCGCACGCACGTCCCTGCCTGCGCAGCCTGCGCTGTCGTGTTGGTCGTTGCACTGGGCGGCCTGATCTTTGTGCCCGAGACGTCTGCGCTGAGCGGCGAGGGCGCCGAAGTTCTGAACAAGGAAGCCAAGAACACCGCGCCCACCGACCAGCAGGCGGCCGACGACACCGACAAGGACAACGACGGCTTCCCCGATGGCTCCTACGATCTGCTTATGATCGGCGACTCCGTGTCGCTGCGTGCCGTAGACACCTTTGACGGCGTGTTCCCGCACAGCCATATCGATGCCGAAAAGGGCCGCCAGTTTGATGCGGGGCGCGCGACATTTGAGGGCTATATCCAGCAGAACCTTGCCGGCAAGATCGTGGTCTTTGCCCTGGGCACCAACGGCTTGGTAACCGACGACCAGATCGACGCCATCATGGCCGATGCAGGAGATAAGCGTATTGTGGTGTTTGTGAACACGCGCAGCCCGCAGCCGTGGGTTGGCTCTACCAACCAGGCCATCGCCAACGCCGCTACGCGCTACAAGAACGTGCGCGTTATCGATTGGTACGGATACAGTGCCAACCGCAACGACCTGTTCGATGGCGATGGCACGCACCTATCGACCACTGGCGTGACTGAGTACCTCAACTTGATCCACGATGCGGTCAAGAAAGACCTGCCCGTGCACCCCGAGGACCATGTCAACGATCCGCAGCCGGCAGCCGTCAAGTCCGCCGCCGACGCACTCGTCAATGCCCTCGCCTACAAGCCGCACAAGCTGGGCACCGACAAGTAA
- a CDS encoding ribokinase produces MADHSIVAVFGSMNMDLSVACERMPRAGETVGGSGFITNAGGKGANQAVAAARMGARTCMIGAVGRDTFGDALVAGLQDAGVGVEFVARRDDVETGTATIIRCESDNRIVLSPGANHALAGEDVACALRRLVAHELDGDASEIAQAAGSVFIAQGECDLAATADALVCAHELGFYAVFNPAPACELPAEVWPAVDLVCPNETECQVLTGILPTDDASCVAALNALLDKGAGAAVITLGGAGSVTLGDDGELLRMPALSSTLVDTTAAGDTFIGALAAARLEGLPLFECMAAGARASAVTVSRLGAQQSIPTRAEVEHWFG; encoded by the coding sequence ATGGCGGATCACAGCATCGTTGCGGTGTTCGGCAGCATGAACATGGACCTTTCGGTGGCGTGCGAGCGCATGCCGCGCGCGGGCGAGACCGTCGGCGGCAGCGGTTTTATCACCAACGCCGGTGGCAAGGGCGCTAACCAGGCCGTCGCCGCCGCGCGCATGGGTGCGCGCACGTGCATGATCGGCGCGGTTGGGCGCGATACGTTTGGCGATGCGCTGGTGGCGGGACTTCAGGATGCCGGCGTGGGCGTTGAGTTTGTGGCGCGTCGCGATGACGTGGAGACCGGTACCGCGACCATCATTCGCTGCGAGAGCGATAACCGCATCGTGCTGTCACCGGGCGCTAACCATGCGCTTGCGGGTGAGGATGTGGCCTGCGCGCTGAGGCGTCTGGTGGCCCATGAGCTCGACGGCGACGCCAGCGAGATTGCCCAGGCTGCCGGAAGCGTCTTTATCGCCCAGGGTGAATGTGACCTTGCAGCGACGGCCGATGCGCTTGTTTGCGCTCACGAGCTGGGGTTCTATGCGGTCTTTAATCCGGCGCCTGCTTGTGAGTTGCCTGCGGAGGTCTGGCCTGCGGTCGACTTGGTCTGCCCCAACGAGACCGAGTGCCAGGTGCTGACGGGCATTCTGCCCACGGATGATGCGAGTTGCGTCGCCGCGCTCAATGCGCTGCTCGACAAGGGCGCCGGAGCTGCGGTCATCACGCTGGGTGGTGCCGGCTCGGTTACGCTCGGTGATGACGGCGAGCTGCTGCGCATGCCGGCGCTTTCGAGCACGCTAGTCGATACCACGGCCGCCGGCGATACGTTTATCGGCGCGTTGGCGGCGGCTCGCCTAGAGGGCCTGCCGCTCTTTGAGTGCATGGCCGCGGGTGCTCGCGCCTCGGCAGTGACGGTGTCGCGCCTGGGCGCTCAGCAATCGATTCCCACGCGCGCCGAAGTTGAACATTGGTTTGGTTAA
- a CDS encoding nucleoside hydrolase encodes MAIKKLILDLDMGVDDAMALAYAIASPEVELVGITTCFGNVRVEQSAHNCLAVLDLLGRPEVPVYLGADRPLQATEPYTPPASTALIHGKNGIGGASVPASPYEPVGATSADGNAAVDYLIDAARTYGPDLVYVATGPLSNLALALERDAAAMMSIGRVVVMGGALTVPGNVSAGAEANMASDPEAADAVLRSGRKLTMVGLDVTHRVVLTRRDIAGWTGSGTMAGCAFASMVEHYIGSYEMNAPYLGGCALHDPLAVAVAIDPTLVGALGCNLRVDLLGEYRGRTICDERRLSDPDKSALVALTVDAPRFLSEFKTRMARVLG; translated from the coding sequence ATGGCAATCAAGAAGCTGATCCTTGATCTGGATATGGGAGTGGACGATGCGATGGCGCTGGCCTATGCCATCGCGAGCCCCGAGGTAGAGCTCGTGGGCATCACCACGTGCTTTGGCAACGTGCGCGTCGAGCAATCGGCGCACAATTGCCTGGCGGTGCTCGATCTGCTGGGTCGCCCCGAGGTTCCGGTGTACCTGGGTGCCGACCGTCCTCTGCAGGCGACTGAGCCCTATACGCCGCCGGCGTCCACCGCGCTCATTCACGGCAAGAACGGCATCGGCGGCGCGAGCGTGCCCGCGTCGCCCTACGAGCCGGTGGGGGCGACCTCGGCCGACGGCAACGCTGCGGTCGATTATCTGATCGATGCCGCGCGCACCTATGGTCCCGATCTGGTCTACGTAGCGACTGGCCCGCTCTCCAACCTGGCGCTCGCCCTGGAGCGCGATGCGGCGGCGATGATGTCCATCGGCCGCGTGGTCGTGATGGGCGGCGCCCTTACCGTGCCCGGTAACGTGAGCGCGGGCGCCGAGGCCAACATGGCGAGCGACCCCGAGGCAGCCGACGCGGTGCTGCGCTCGGGCCGTAAGCTCACCATGGTGGGTCTGGACGTGACGCATCGCGTGGTACTCACACGCCGCGACATTGCCGGCTGGACGGGCTCGGGCACCATGGCGGGATGCGCATTTGCGAGCATGGTCGAGCACTACATTGGCTCGTACGAGATGAACGCACCCTACCTGGGTGGTTGTGCGCTGCACGATCCGCTGGCCGTTGCCGTGGCGATCGACCCCACGCTCGTAGGTGCGCTCGGCTGCAACCTGCGTGTTGATCTGCTGGGCGAGTACCGCGGTCGCACCATCTGCGATGAGCGCCGCCTGTCCGATCCGGACAAGAGCGCGCTTGTGGCACTGACCGTGGATGCTCCGCGCTTCCTGTCCGAGTTCAAGACGCGTATGGCCCGTGTCCTTGGCTAA